The nucleotide window GAAACAACTGCTAGTTTACATCTAATGAGGAAAGTTTTAGATTTAGAGATTGAAACTACATTTCAAATGCCTGGAGGGGCAGTCAGTGTGATGTTAAATAGGTAGACTaagttttgtgcaaaatgtATTGGGCAATGCTAAGGACAACAAGAAGGGGCACAATGGATTTATACCACCATCTCAATAGTTATATGAACACTGGACAGTGGAGAAATATGAAAACTCTGTTGCCAGCAATCAAAAAGCTATTTACTCTTTTGCAAGCTAAATTCCCAACAACAAATTTTCCCAGCACCAAAAAGGCATAAGATTGGCACAATCAAGATATTAAaggattttcatttttgccCTCATCCAGTACTGATAATTCAAATTCTGTACAGTCCTGAATTTAAGCAAGTGAGCAAAGACCAATACGTTCTCAATGGATTGATATATTAGTTGCACCACCTGCAGAACAGGTACTTGTGTTAAATGTTGAGCTTACCTGGAAAAGCCTTTcccacacacagagcacacgtAGGGCTTGTGGACTCCCCCATCATGAGAGCGAACATGGTAGGTCATACGGTCCTTCCTTTTAAAACGCTGCTGGCAGATGGGGCACTCGAAGGGCTTCTCATCTGAATGGGACAGCTTATGTCTGTTCAGGTGGTAGACATCACGAAAGGCCTTGCCGCACATCTCACAGCCGTGGTTTTTCTTGACGGGTTTGGCTGGCTTCTTGGCAGCGTTTGGCTGCGGCACATTGCCCATCGCGGACGGGGTCATGATACTTGTGCCTGAGGAGATGGAAGTGGTTGCTGTGGTGAGAATACCTGTGACCGTGGAGACGTAGGAGGGGTTGGCGCTGTTTTCTCGCGGCATGGTGGAGATCATGGGCACCATGGTGGGGGCTGTCTGAGCAGTCTTCTTGGGCCGTGACACCATCTTGATGCCCGTGTGGCAGGACTCATGGCGTCGCAAGTGGTAGCTATCACGGAAGGCCTTGTTGCAGTAGCCGCAGATGAAGGGAGTTTTGCTCTTGTGTTCCTTCTTTATCACAGGCACTGGTGGCCGCACACCCCCTCCGCTCGCCACATTGTCTTTAAGGAGATCGGCAGCACTTACAGGGGGCTTCTGGTCCACGGGAATGGGCAGGACTGGCTTCTGATCAACTTGCTCAGTTCCTGCGTTAAGGAGTGGCAGCAGACTGTTCTGAGCCacctggtgctggtggtggaggGCTTCATTGGcctgctgctgacacacacacacacacacacacacacacacacacacacacacacacacacgcacaaatgtTTTGGTGGGTCAAAAGTTATATCTCATTTAAGTGCAACTTATCCACTCATAATATATTAAGTGAAAAAAACTCATATTATTCTTATTCAGTCTCATTAGATTGCTTAAACAGATATGGATACATACAGAGGATTGCATGGTGACTGGACTTCTATGTAGTCTGCACACAGGCTAGTTATAGTGCACATATCACCAATGTAGGGGAAAGATTGGAGAAAAAGCAATGAAGACACTGATTTAAACAACAGTCAGTGTCCATTTTCAAACTATTGTGACCTGATAAAATCTGATCCCCTGAATGATTTCAAAAATCATGTCAAACAGTCAAGTCTTATGATAGCCATGTTAACAATAATGTTATTTAGCTAAATGATTTTCAGACTACTAAAAAGACAAAGTGGAtgagggagaagggaaaatacgTTCTAGTGTTGAAAGTTGCATAAACTAGGCTGTTTCCCAAACAAAGGTGATTCATGAACCTGAACACATAACACTCTTAGCCTACTTGCTCTTTATTATTACAAAAATCCAATAGCATGAGCTAAGATATACTGCAGAAACGTGCAACTTGACTAACAATACTGATTTAATGCGAGCGATAAGACATTACTGCATCCATGACAATGAAGGGTGAACATTTATTAATGTTGCATAAATGTCAGTCCAAAATAGGCCTGGATtagtatatagtatagtatatagGGAAGTATAGTGTACACCAAATATTGggtggtagaaaaaaaaattaatttcaacCTAAGACAGCATGAATCCTTCACTTTGCATGAGGCTGTCAAATCCAATCCCTGTAAAAGGATTAACCTTCTGCAAAAATGTTAATGACACCTGTGTCAGTGGttgaaaagttagtctggagttCACTCCATACTGAATCACAGTGATGTCTGGGTAGCAACCTATTTGAAGTTTCATAAGAACAAGAAGCGTTATTGGTTAGTAACAGCAGGAGAAATTGACACCGGATATTTCATTAATGAGGTAAATGCATGGCGTGCCACTGATGCAGAAGAATCAAAATCTGCTGGATGAAAAATGATCCCATCATGATAGTGCTGATTCATCATGTGACTGCAAAGCATGCTTGCCAAATTAAAGGCAGGGTAGAGTGCAGTTCAAGTCTGAACAGCAGGGCACAAGCTCAGTTAAACAGGAGGAGGCAAGgtgttttccactgcagttcAGTAAAACACTTAAGTCCACACAGgcaccacaaaaaaacacacacacacacacacacacacacacacacacacacacacacacacacacacacacacacacacacacacacacacacacacacacacacagcatgactaGACAACAAGGATCAGAAATTAGCTTTTCTGTCGTGATTACATTGCCTCCAACATGCACAATTATCTGGTCTTTTGCTGGTTCAAACCACAGCCCACTATCACCACAACACAATGGGGAAGACGTGGTTTGGTACAATTAGTAGTAGCAACCGCAGGAAATCGCTGAGTGGGGTTTCACTCACATATGCTCATCTAGCTGTGTGACTAGGGACGTCAAATGCAATTTGTATGTCTTGCCACAGCCATGATCCAAAACAAAATCAGGAAATATTTCCAAGAGTGCTTGCTAAAATAATTTGGCAGTTTCAACTGAAAATCACTCATGGCGTTGCCAAGCAGTCAGACTGGGCAGGTTCCCTGCTGAGGGAGAAGGTTAGTGACGTCAAACTGTCAAGCAACCCACATTCATTGACATAAGGAGATAAGCACACGCAGAGCTGCAAATACTGTGTCTGCAGGGATGGATATTAATAGGAACTGATCAATTCAGATTAATTCAGATTCCTCAGTGATTTTGGCTGGACTTACAGCTTGAAACTAAGGTAACATGAGGAAAGAAATCTGCTTATAGGCTAACAATATATTTCTTAAGCACTCTTTTTGAAAAGTCCAACATAGtttgtgaaaatgaacacaCCCAACTGTTCTAAATGTGCAGTCCATGTACTGATACAGATAGAAGGCTCTGAAGCTATTCAATCTTAAAATCCCACCCCAATATTACAAGTGAGATCACATTTACAACTATTCATTccctgataaagtggacacagTTAAGACAACTGTGTTGTCTTCCACAAGCACAAAAGGGTAAGGTGAAATGGTTGACCTTTCCCTTTGAGGTTCAATCATCCATCCAAGAGGGCAAGCCAAGAAAAGAGTTGCAAGacgaggaggcagaggagagagaagaaaaatgaaccACACAATGTCCTCCTTATGTCATCTACCCTATTGTGAGAGACACAAATCCGAGCAGTGATGCACTCGGGACTCAGCAGGGGATCTTTGTATACACATCTTCACTGATTTGGCTCATCTATTCATGGGAAAGAGACATTGTTTATCCACACACCAGTCAGCTAAACTAGCTGTCATTCCCTCGTACCCGATGGGACCTGGGAACTCAATGAGAATGCCACCAAGCCCACCCAGCCATTTGTCTGAGCACCTGCTCGCACTCACCACCTTCCAGGATTAGTCATCATCATGCCAATACAAGCCAGACTGTTGGCACACCAGGGGTGGGGGTGCtctgtgtttgggtgtgtgtgtgggtgggggggttccAGCCAGGAACCCTCTTTGTAAAGCTTGTGTACAGCAGACGTGGCAACTACAGACAGCACGGCCCTATACAGAGGTGCAGGGCCTGAAGGCTGCTGTGCCTTCATGCAGCTCTGACCATTTTGACACAAATGTGCTCTGACAACTGGGGTCGTTCCCTCATAAATAACATCAAAATGGAGGGAGTGGTGTCCTGATGGCTCCACGGGCCATTGTAGATATGAGCTACACTCATGGCCTGTGTCACGGTATGCACTGTCCCTCTTCCATCTTTGCTGTCACTCTCCACTGCTTGGCTAGTAAAGCAAATCCCCAATTGTtacataaaagtaaaataaaaaaaaaaaattgaaaatcagAATGGCAGGCAGGAAAGGAGGTAACACTGGtgccaaaaacagcaaaacatagCCTAACAGTCAATGATTTAGATTTTcaatggagggggaaaaaaatacaatttcctTGTTGTGCAAGACACAAACTTGTGCTAGTCAGTTCACCAGTTTTGTTTACCAGCTATCAGTCAACtactttttatacattttatttaccaGTCTGCTGGGTTAACAAGAGTTCTCACAAGTTCTCTTATACAAAGTTAAAAGCCTTTTGACGGTTTCTCACAGCCATCACATAAACACCGCAAGGATCCTGATAATTCACTAGTTGATGCTGTGGAATTTAAGCAGAGGTATTACAAATCTGGCAACAGTgattaacattttgaaaagagatgatatttttaaaatattactcTTGCACATGGGATTCCTGGACAGGGTCATATACAAAGGGGTTATTTTGGCCTTTCCTAAGCTCTTTACCATGCCCTCCTGTTGCCAGCAACATTAAAATCAATGAGCAAAACCCTCCAGAGGTGAGAGGCGTTAAGCATGAGTCATACAGCAACCCACTGCAAGTATTCCTGTCAGGAACAGGGAACTGATACAAACAGTTGGAGATGTACGATTGTTTAAGATCCATAAAAATTATATCCCTAC belongs to Myripristis murdjan chromosome 14, fMyrMur1.1, whole genome shotgun sequence and includes:
- the vezf1a gene encoding vascular endothelial zinc finger 1 isoform X1; the protein is MEPSWSTFLFQQQANEALHHQHQVAQNSLLPLLNAGTEQVDQKPVLPIPVDQKPPVSAADLLKDNVASGGGVRPPVPVIKKEHKSKTPFICGYCNKAFRDSYHLRRHESCHTGIKMVSRPKKTAQTAPTMVPMISTMPRENSANPSYVSTVTGILTTATTSISSGTSIMTPSAMGNVPQPNAAKKPAKPVKKNHGCEMCGKAFRDVYHLNRHKLSHSDEKPFECPICQQRFKRKDRMTYHVRSHDGGVHKPYVCSVCGKGFSRPDHLSCHVKHVHSSERPFKCQVTACTSAFATKDRLRSHMIRHEGKVTCSICGKMLSAAYITSHLKTHGQNNFSSCNKDGNEVCNSASATPVTVSAPVTTAMNRGNSSNNPVTIAAQMNITTNTVNITSPVSLQHPVTITGPVNIASVNIPATAPMNIAHPVAITTPMPMNIAGPLNIAMRPMESMPFLSQVLPSSPPW
- the vezf1a gene encoding vascular endothelial zinc finger 1 isoform X2, yielding MEPSWSTFLFQQANEALHHQHQVAQNSLLPLLNAGTEQVDQKPVLPIPVDQKPPVSAADLLKDNVASGGGVRPPVPVIKKEHKSKTPFICGYCNKAFRDSYHLRRHESCHTGIKMVSRPKKTAQTAPTMVPMISTMPRENSANPSYVSTVTGILTTATTSISSGTSIMTPSAMGNVPQPNAAKKPAKPVKKNHGCEMCGKAFRDVYHLNRHKLSHSDEKPFECPICQQRFKRKDRMTYHVRSHDGGVHKPYVCSVCGKGFSRPDHLSCHVKHVHSSERPFKCQVTACTSAFATKDRLRSHMIRHEGKVTCSICGKMLSAAYITSHLKTHGQNNFSSCNKDGNEVCNSASATPVTVSAPVTTAMNRGNSSNNPVTIAAQMNITTNTVNITSPVSLQHPVTITGPVNIASVNIPATAPMNIAHPVAITTPMPMNIAGPLNIAMRPMESMPFLSQVLPSSPPW